A stretch of the Marivirga tractuosa DSM 4126 genome encodes the following:
- a CDS encoding RNA polymerase sigma factor, translating to MTEEKYADIIEKNKHSIYRVCKLYASDSFESEDLFQEVVFQVWKSFPSFKGTSKVSTWIYRIALNVCYKSILKHKKSSDKITSLDAIKVEEFADSNFQDENSRYEALQACINQLNKADQAVIVLFLEELSYREISETIGISENYVAVKMKRIREILHACLTPKLEHYE from the coding sequence ATGACTGAAGAGAAATATGCAGACATCATTGAAAAAAATAAGCATAGCATTTACAGAGTTTGCAAACTGTATGCTAGCGATTCCTTTGAATCAGAAGACTTGTTTCAGGAGGTAGTTTTTCAAGTATGGAAATCATTTCCATCTTTTAAAGGGACATCCAAAGTTAGTACTTGGATTTACAGGATCGCACTCAATGTTTGCTATAAATCTATCTTGAAACATAAAAAGTCAAGCGATAAAATTACTAGCCTTGACGCTATAAAAGTTGAGGAATTTGCTGACTCAAATTTTCAAGATGAAAATAGCAGATATGAAGCCTTGCAGGCTTGCATCAATCAACTAAATAAAGCTGATCAAGCAGTAATTGTGCTCTTTTTAGAAGAATTATCATACAGAGAAATCAGTGAAACTATTGGGATTAGTGAGAACTATGTGGCGGTTAAAATGAAGCGAATTCGTGAAATTTTGCATGCTTGTCTTACACCTAAATTAGAACATTATGAATGA
- a CDS encoding YybH family protein gives MRKLSNLKYLLLIGLLHLSVALSNAAAQENPKAIDLPKELDRVLRDYETHWQNSDAAQLASLFTEDGYILRPNKPITKGRSNIEEAYQSAGGRLVLEAYDYSIDGTTGYIIGGYKGQESLPAMGKYILTLRKEDGKWMITADMDNRNEPRKNE, from the coding sequence ATGAGAAAACTATCCAACTTAAAATACTTATTGCTCATTGGATTATTACATTTATCAGTGGCATTGAGCAATGCAGCTGCACAAGAAAATCCTAAAGCAATTGACTTACCCAAAGAATTAGACCGAGTACTTCGCGATTATGAGACACATTGGCAAAATTCTGATGCAGCTCAACTAGCTAGCCTTTTTACTGAAGATGGGTACATTTTACGGCCCAATAAACCCATTACCAAAGGCAGATCCAATATTGAAGAAGCCTACCAAAGTGCAGGCGGAAGATTAGTATTAGAAGCATACGATTATTCAATAGATGGCACAACTGGCTATATCATTGGAGGATATAAAGGGCAAGAGAGCTTGCCAGCTATGGGTAAATATATTTTGACTTTAAGAAAAGAAGATGGCAAATGGATGATCACAGCTGATATGGATAACAGAAACGAACCTAGGAAAAATGAGTAG